Genomic DNA from Microbacterium sp. NC79:
TTCTCGCCCCTGATTGCCAGGATTCGGGAACATTTCATCCGCTTGTACGTTGCAAGTCAGGATGGAGAGACGTAATGTGTCTCCTTGCCCCTTTTTGCCCACCGGCGGAAAAGGGAGACCTGAATCGGAGAGACAGTGCTCAGAAAACTCCTCATCAGGTACATGAAACCGTACCGGGGCTGGCTCATCGCCGTGCTCTTCTTTCAAGCCGCCGCGGTATTGGCATCGCTGTACCTTCCCAACCTCAATGCCGACATCATTAACGAGGGTGTCGCAAAGGGTGACACTAACTACATCTGGACGCGCGGCGGGTTCATGCTCGCGATCGCGTTCGGTCAGATCGTCGCATCGATCATCGCCACCTTCTTCGCGGCCCGCGCAGCCATGTCTGCCGGTCGCGACATCCGCGGCGACGTGTATACCCGCGTCAGCGACTTCTCGGAGCGTGAGATTTCACACTTCGGCGCTGGATCTCTGATCACCCGCAACACGAACGATGTGCAGCAGGTGCAGATGCTCGCCATGATGGGTGCCACGATGCTCGTGCAGGCACCGCTCATGGCGATCGGCGGCATCATCATGGCGCTGCGCCAAGACGTCGGACTTTCGTGGCTGATCGCGGTCGCGGTGCCCATCCTCCTGGTGTTCGCCCTCTTCATCATCAGCCGCATGGTTCCGGCGTTCCGTCAGTACCAAAAGAAGCTTGACGCCGTAAACCTGGTGCTGCGCGAACAGCTCACCGGTGTGCGCGTGGTGCGCGCGTTCGTGCGCGAGCGCATTGAAGAAGAGCGCTTCCGTGAGGCAAACGACGGCATCCTGGCAATCGGCCGCTGGATCGGTTCGCTCTTTGTCGTACTCTTCCCCGTCGCCATGCTGGTGCTCAACGTCACGATTGTGGGCGTTGTCTGGTTCGGCGGCATCGAGGTCAATAACGGCAACACCAGCTTCGGCACGATCTTCGCGTTTATGCAGTACATCGGCCTCATCCTGATGGGTGTGCTGATGGCCAGCTTCATGACGATGATGATCCCGCGCGCTGCCGTGTCGGCCGACCGTATCGGCGAAGTGCTTGACCACGACTCCACGCTTGCGGCTCCCGCAAACCCGGTGTTCGACTTTCCGGAGCGCGGTGTCGTGCGATTCGACAACGTGACGTTCCAGTACCCGGGTGCGGAAGCCCCCGTCGTGCACAACGTGTCGTTTGAAGCGCGTGCAGGCGAGACCGTCGCGATTGTTGGTTCCACAGGCTCAGGTAAGACGACCGTGGTGTCGCTTCTGCCGCGCCTGTTCGATGTCACCGCTGGGCGCGTGCTCGTGGGCGGCGTCGACGTGCGCGACGCCGACCCGGAGAGCCTGTGGGCCCAGCTCGGCCTGGTTCCGCAGAAATCCTTCCTGTTTAGCGGAACCATCGCCTCGAACCTGCGCTTTGGTCGCGAAGAAGCCACAGACGAAGAGCTGTGGAAGGCGCTGGAGATCGCACAGGGCAAGGACTTCGTCGCCGAAATGCCTGACGGCCTTGAGTCGGCGATTGCCCAGGGCGGAACCAACGTGTCGGGTGGCCAGCGACAGCGCCTCGCGATTGCGCGTGCCCTGGTGCGCCAGCCGGAGATTCTGATCTTCGACGACTCGTTCTCCGCCCTCGACGTGACCACCGATGCGAAACTGCGGCAGGCACTGTGGGCAGCGCTTCCGAACGTCACCAAGATCGTGGTCGCGCAGCGTGTGTCGACCATCACCGATGCTGACCGCATCATCGTGCTGGAAGACGGACAGATCGTGGGTGCCGGAACGCACGCCGAACTATCCGCCACCAACGAGACGTACCGCGAAATCGTCGAATCGCAGCTGGGAGTTGACGCATGAGTGATGTCACGTCGCTGACCGACGCGGAAATCGCGGCGGCAGAGGAAGAAGAAAACGCCAAGCAGATGGAACTCGCCATGCAATCGGGCGAGTGGGCGCAGGGCGGTAAGGCCAAGAACTTCTGGCCGAGCTTCAAGCGCATGATCGGCGTGCTCGCGCCATACAAATGGGCGTTCATCGCGGTGTCGTTGCTTGGCGCCGTCGGCGTTGTGCTGTCGGTGTGGGCACCGACCGTTTTGGGTAACGCAACCAACGTCGTGTTTGAGGGCTTCCTCAACACGCAGTTGGGGTCGCAAGTGCCTGCCGGAACCACGCAAGACGCTTTCGTTGAGATGTTGCGTACCGCAGGTCAGCAGGAGTTCGCGAACACCATCGCGAAGATGAGTGACTTCAACCCCGGTGCAGGCATCGACTTCACGAAGCTGCGCGAAACGATCGTGTTCGTGATGGGGCTGTACGTGTTCTCGGCCATTCTCGGCTGGGTGCAGGGCTACGTCGTCAACATCGTCATGGTGAAGGCGATGTTCCGCCTGCGCGCGCAGATCGAAGAGAAGATCAACCGCCTGCCGCTGTCGTACTTCGACAAGGTGCAGCGTGGTCAGCTGATTTCGCGC
This window encodes:
- a CDS encoding ABC transporter ATP-binding protein; amino-acid sequence: MLRKLLIRYMKPYRGWLIAVLFFQAAAVLASLYLPNLNADIINEGVAKGDTNYIWTRGGFMLAIAFGQIVASIIATFFAARAAMSAGRDIRGDVYTRVSDFSEREISHFGAGSLITRNTNDVQQVQMLAMMGATMLVQAPLMAIGGIIMALRQDVGLSWLIAVAVPILLVFALFIISRMVPAFRQYQKKLDAVNLVLREQLTGVRVVRAFVRERIEEERFREANDGILAIGRWIGSLFVVLFPVAMLVLNVTIVGVVWFGGIEVNNGNTSFGTIFAFMQYIGLILMGVLMASFMTMMIPRAAVSADRIGEVLDHDSTLAAPANPVFDFPERGVVRFDNVTFQYPGAEAPVVHNVSFEARAGETVAIVGSTGSGKTTVVSLLPRLFDVTAGRVLVGGVDVRDADPESLWAQLGLVPQKSFLFSGTIASNLRFGREEATDEELWKALEIAQGKDFVAEMPDGLESAIAQGGTNVSGGQRQRLAIARALVRQPEILIFDDSFSALDVTTDAKLRQALWAALPNVTKIVVAQRVSTITDADRIIVLEDGQIVGAGTHAELSATNETYREIVESQLGVDA